One Solanum pennellii chromosome 9, SPENNV200 DNA segment encodes these proteins:
- the LOC107029436 gene encoding wound-induced proteinase inhibitor 1, which translates to MDSKFAHIIVFFLLATSFETLMARKEIDGPEVIELPKEFDSNLMCEGKQRWPELIGVPTKLAKEIIEKENPSITNIPILLNGSPITLDYLCYRVRLFDNILGFVVQMPVVT; encoded by the exons ATGGATTCAAAGTTTGCTCACATcattgttttctttcttcttgCAACTT CCTTTGAAACTCTTATGGCACGAAAAGAAATTGATGGACCAGAAGTCATAGAACTTCCAAAGGAATTTGACTCTAACTTGATGTGCGAAG GAAAACAAAGGTGGCCAGAACTTATTGGTGTACCAACAAAGCTtgctaaggaaataattgagaAGGAAAATCCATCCATAACTAATATTCCAATATTATTGAATGGTTCTCCAATTACATTAGATTATCTATGTTATCGAGTTCGTCTTTTTGATAACATCTTGGGCTTTGTTGTACAAATGCCTGTGGTGACTTAA